In Streptomyces sclerotialus, one genomic interval encodes:
- a CDS encoding conjugal transfer protein, which produces MTDQNRPDGGFGGGQYAGQPASFGNQQQMPQQGQQNAQQGGQGYPQQLQQPSDAARAQVAAAWVRSAPKVGQAAVPDLPPRQTQQSGGKKSDKERARAARKAEYERKKAAREEKKARKKGITPAAPVTGRSAGAPHAASGHAGSKPSATGAASKSFQDAGAAADARGSAFDVPKPGGRIPPGRRTHVALRATALATTCLFALGSCGVMGLVVGKSGQRVAELSSGDVKRYGLTEFPTAEAAAFAERYAIECLTFSPRTSDQRRATLARFQSSGVDPDCGWSGAGSQKAVSATWDGSVEPLKEYGEHGRYFGVQVRLSTGQVTALTVPVYVKDLKSGQGLRIAGDAGQMPLPTEGTPPAVAEEAEIDEGLSAQLQSKVFPGYFEAWGASDATAMTRFTTPDASEAATSGLQGALEKPSVETVEAVVPPSAKGDDTYHYTTDQEVQARARVVWTDAQGGKVTRAYRVIVVNTEQGWFIKDVRGGVLDPEGGRADEDAPSGGAEQPATGDSQTDPSADPETQSGKNSRPPAHSKAKGDKKS; this is translated from the coding sequence ATGACGGACCAGAACCGCCCCGATGGCGGGTTCGGCGGAGGTCAGTACGCCGGGCAGCCCGCATCCTTCGGCAATCAGCAGCAGATGCCGCAGCAGGGGCAGCAGAATGCCCAACAGGGCGGTCAGGGTTACCCCCAGCAGCTCCAGCAGCCCTCCGACGCCGCCCGGGCCCAGGTCGCCGCAGCATGGGTGCGTAGCGCGCCGAAGGTCGGGCAGGCCGCAGTGCCGGACCTGCCGCCTCGTCAGACACAGCAGAGCGGCGGAAAAAAGAGCGACAAGGAGCGGGCCCGGGCGGCACGCAAGGCGGAATACGAGCGCAAGAAGGCCGCCCGCGAGGAAAAGAAGGCCCGGAAGAAGGGAATCACACCCGCCGCCCCCGTGACCGGTCGGTCGGCCGGAGCTCCCCATGCTGCGAGTGGGCACGCCGGCTCGAAACCTTCGGCAACCGGTGCGGCTTCGAAGTCCTTCCAGGATGCCGGAGCGGCGGCGGACGCCAGGGGGTCCGCGTTCGACGTGCCCAAGCCCGGCGGCAGGATTCCCCCCGGGCGGCGGACCCATGTCGCGTTGCGGGCCACGGCGCTGGCGACCACCTGCCTCTTCGCCCTGGGCTCCTGCGGCGTGATGGGACTGGTGGTGGGCAAGTCGGGTCAGCGGGTCGCCGAGCTGTCCAGCGGCGATGTGAAGCGGTACGGGCTGACCGAGTTCCCCACCGCCGAGGCTGCCGCCTTCGCCGAGCGGTACGCCATCGAGTGCCTGACGTTCAGCCCCCGGACCTCCGACCAGAGGCGGGCGACGCTCGCCCGGTTCCAGTCCTCCGGCGTGGACCCCGACTGCGGATGGAGCGGCGCGGGGAGCCAGAAAGCGGTCTCGGCGACCTGGGACGGCTCGGTGGAACCGCTGAAGGAATACGGCGAGCACGGCCGTTATTTCGGTGTTCAGGTCAGGCTGAGCACGGGCCAGGTCACGGCGCTGACCGTACCCGTCTACGTCAAGGACCTGAAGTCCGGTCAGGGCCTTCGCATCGCCGGCGACGCCGGCCAGATGCCGCTCCCCACCGAGGGCACACCGCCCGCCGTCGCCGAGGAGGCAGAGATCGACGAGGGACTCTCGGCGCAGCTGCAGAGCAAAGTCTTCCCCGGCTACTTCGAGGCGTGGGGTGCATCCGACGCCACCGCGATGACCAGGTTCACCACACCGGACGCCTCCGAGGCAGCGACGAGCGGTCTCCAGGGCGCACTGGAGAAGCCGTCCGTCGAGACCGTCGAGGCTGTCGTACCGCCGAGCGCGAAGGGCGACGACACCTACCACTACACGACGGACCAAGAGGTCCAGGCCCGCGCACGAGTCGTCTGGACCGACGCGCAGGGCGGCAAGGTGACCCGGGCGTACCGGGTGATCGTGGTGAACACCGAACAGGGCTGGTTCATCAAGGACGTCCGTGGTGGTGTGCTCGACCCGGAGGGCGGTCGCGCCGACGAGGACGCACCGTCCGGCGGAGCCGAGCAACCGGCCACGGGCGATTCCCAGACCGATCCGAGCGCCGATCCGGAAACGCAGTCGGGCAAGAACTCCCGGCCGCCCGCCCATTCCAAGGCCAAGGGCGACAAGAAGTCCTGA
- a CDS encoding ATP-binding protein has product MILLLAAVAFFVITLIMAATSKGKGQGGQGKRARTSSSRSHTQAKREDLRLPYRYADDMIFVHGDSVWTGVVLPTAIDEYLNAAELQAMAENPARGLLNLARGDRNVECHYRKVYQPITALTWAEDLNAVAWDPTENYKAYNLRKANYQERIGALRERNILLIKLGALKRGSNGVMLEKDEPKEDLSVLRSVRGVGDKAASAATGVSEEYLDPAVLAEWTQVATEVHESLESMGGAPLSREELVWLIRKPLHGDLPVPPEPVLGSRSWGPDQFDLVVDFSGENRKTHIVLHQYDEESGERQTSYTTTLVAASWPAETRFRQSTAWARYAAQHVDFPVEIDMRFTLIPHLKFKSQADKIRGNLVDEMNDMANSGRTPDTKLAQQVTRAQHLCEDIDEHKMPGMEAQIRFTISAPDLKELERRRRVLELQFKQDLRVTLLRPTRQQWRLLQSQLPGDAPKLPIAPYLRLQEVEQLGAGLPTAGTEIGDNPEHRSGRRLGWVGNLVGWAGKMPVHYSLHVGPARNDGGGLAIVGASGGGKSSLALQKFYEESESGVRCLVIDPKTDFAQMCYYLAFGAQVNDPGFTADAEAGILGTPQSRFQPINREFWDETEVVDLLKGQAGVLDPWVIARDVASGRLLAESMLRGFLGDEDYQRVRLPVIEAMATVVGWYNSAVRQAVEQGYNPRDAERQVPRPTLWQVVDEVVRAYERAVAADDREAIKDLKLAQMLLTELRTLPYARLAFAEKPMPLSNMRKRRTVITLRGYQSPAASDPRNWNPAERLAATALMGVVELGSQMLDVGYEKNPVTGEVGLRPKSLFVDEAYVVTATDSGRDLIRRALKQGRSYLAVIVLITQQAIDLVQIEDSEARSGGANQIHTVFAFKQKSAQEAALVAPLLGRSEEDPKVIGALQELRTGVCLQRDVDKRVGTVAVDLVFKEILAATDTNGTTRPTRQSVDPPLSVWDWTFMQEAAEPKEAAAEAASTEAETAWAGAVG; this is encoded by the coding sequence ATGATCCTTCTGCTTGCAGCGGTGGCGTTCTTCGTCATCACGCTCATCATGGCCGCTACATCCAAGGGCAAGGGGCAAGGCGGTCAGGGCAAGCGCGCGCGCACCTCTTCGTCCCGCTCCCACACCCAGGCGAAGCGCGAGGACCTGCGGCTGCCGTACCGGTACGCCGACGACATGATCTTTGTGCACGGCGATTCGGTGTGGACCGGTGTGGTGCTGCCGACTGCCATTGACGAGTACCTCAACGCCGCGGAGCTCCAGGCCATGGCGGAGAACCCGGCACGCGGCCTGCTGAACCTCGCGCGCGGCGACCGGAACGTCGAATGCCACTACCGCAAGGTCTACCAGCCGATCACCGCGCTCACCTGGGCCGAGGACCTCAACGCGGTGGCCTGGGACCCGACGGAGAACTACAAGGCGTACAACCTCCGCAAGGCTAACTACCAGGAGCGCATCGGCGCGTTGCGAGAGCGGAACATCCTGCTCATCAAGCTCGGCGCACTCAAGCGCGGCAGCAACGGTGTGATGCTCGAGAAGGACGAGCCGAAGGAGGACCTCTCCGTCCTGCGCAGTGTGCGCGGAGTGGGTGACAAGGCCGCGTCCGCAGCGACCGGAGTGTCCGAGGAGTACCTCGATCCGGCCGTTCTCGCAGAATGGACGCAGGTCGCCACCGAGGTGCACGAAAGCCTGGAGAGCATGGGCGGCGCGCCGCTCTCCCGCGAAGAGCTGGTCTGGCTCATCCGCAAGCCGCTGCACGGTGACCTGCCGGTGCCGCCCGAGCCGGTGCTCGGCAGCCGGTCCTGGGGGCCCGATCAGTTCGACCTGGTCGTGGACTTCTCCGGTGAGAACCGCAAGACGCACATTGTGCTGCACCAATATGACGAGGAGTCCGGCGAGCGGCAGACCAGCTACACCACCACGTTGGTCGCGGCGAGCTGGCCCGCCGAAACGCGCTTCCGGCAGAGCACCGCGTGGGCGCGCTATGCGGCCCAGCATGTCGACTTCCCGGTCGAGATCGACATGCGGTTCACCTTGATCCCGCACCTGAAGTTCAAGAGCCAGGCCGACAAGATCCGCGGGAACCTCGTCGACGAGATGAACGACATGGCCAACTCGGGCCGCACCCCGGACACCAAGCTCGCCCAGCAGGTAACCCGGGCACAGCATCTCTGCGAGGACATCGACGAGCACAAGATGCCCGGCATGGAGGCGCAGATCCGCTTCACGATCTCAGCGCCCGACCTGAAGGAGCTGGAGCGCCGGCGCCGCGTCCTGGAACTTCAGTTCAAGCAGGACCTCAGGGTGACGCTGCTGCGTCCGACCCGGCAGCAGTGGCGCCTGCTCCAGTCGCAACTGCCCGGGGACGCGCCGAAGCTGCCCATCGCCCCGTACCTGCGCCTGCAGGAGGTCGAGCAGCTGGGCGCGGGACTGCCGACCGCTGGCACCGAGATCGGTGACAACCCGGAGCACCGTTCGGGCAGGCGTCTGGGCTGGGTCGGCAATCTCGTCGGCTGGGCTGGGAAGATGCCCGTCCACTACTCACTGCACGTCGGGCCTGCCCGCAATGACGGTGGTGGGCTGGCGATCGTGGGTGCCTCCGGCGGTGGCAAGTCGTCGCTCGCCCTGCAGAAGTTCTACGAGGAGTCCGAGTCCGGCGTCCGCTGCCTGGTCATCGACCCCAAGACGGACTTTGCGCAGATGTGCTACTATCTCGCCTTCGGGGCGCAGGTGAACGACCCGGGTTTCACGGCCGATGCCGAAGCCGGCATCCTCGGCACCCCGCAGAGCCGCTTCCAGCCCATTAACCGGGAGTTCTGGGACGAGACGGAGGTCGTCGACCTCCTCAAGGGCCAAGCCGGCGTGCTCGACCCCTGGGTCATCGCGCGCGATGTGGCCTCGGGACGGTTGCTCGCCGAGAGCATGCTGCGTGGATTCCTGGGTGACGAGGACTACCAGCGCGTGCGGCTCCCGGTCATCGAGGCGATGGCCACGGTGGTCGGCTGGTACAACTCCGCTGTCCGGCAGGCCGTGGAGCAGGGCTACAACCCTCGCGACGCGGAGCGGCAGGTGCCCCGGCCCACACTGTGGCAAGTCGTCGACGAGGTGGTCCGCGCCTACGAGCGTGCCGTTGCGGCCGACGACCGAGAGGCGATCAAGGACCTCAAGCTCGCGCAGATGCTGCTCACCGAGCTGCGGACGCTGCCCTACGCCCGGCTGGCCTTTGCCGAGAAGCCGATGCCGCTGTCCAACATGCGCAAGCGCCGTACGGTCATCACGCTGCGTGGCTACCAGTCTCCTGCGGCCTCCGACCCGCGGAACTGGAACCCGGCGGAGCGGTTGGCGGCGACCGCACTAATGGGCGTCGTGGAACTGGGCAGCCAGATGCTGGACGTCGGTTACGAGAAGAACCCGGTGACCGGCGAGGTGGGCCTGCGACCGAAGTCGCTGTTCGTGGACGAGGCCTATGTCGTCACGGCCACCGATAGCGGCCGAGACCTCATCCGCCGGGCGCTGAAGCAGGGCCGTTCGTATCTGGCGGTCATCGTCCTGATCACACAGCAGGCCATCGACCTGGTGCAGATCGAGGACTCCGAGGCACGCAGTGGTGGCGCCAACCAGATCCACACCGTGTTCGCGTTCAAGCAGAAGTCCGCTCAGGAGGCCGCGCTGGTGGCTCCGCTGCTGGGGCGGTCCGAGGAAGACCCGAAGGTCATCGGTGCCCTTCAGGAGCTGCGGACAGGCGTCTGTCTTCAGCGGGACGTCGACAAGCGTGTCGGCACGGTCGCGGTGGACCTGGTCTTCAAGGAGATCCTCGCGGCGACCGACACCAACGGCACGACCCGGCCCACCCGGCAGAGTGTCGATCCGCCACTGAGTGTGTGGGACTGGACGTTCATGCAGGAAGCCGCGGAGCCGAAGGAAGCCGCGGCGGAAGCCGCCTCTACGGAGGCGGAAACGGCCTGGGCCGGCGCGGTGGGGTGA
- a CDS encoding WhiB family transcriptional regulator: MREFNALASAAREMCASCPLWAECLRDAVVHADPYGYAAATTADDRRWIRRELGIGDAEGRLPSGDGDHGSLNELVVEQRRHPGASQREMAVRLGCSRSTVSRRLARVRSRMEDDALGRCHPDADVPELEAILDAFDALQDHLAKGQGIAVRVGRGSGRAKRTAPGSGAAGRSAPGRPTGGQAAAERPTSPLQLHDVNGGAMADGDEQRILFSYADPAAAVRKAMLWPLVRAAAPALAGAEQLVAMLIAVPGSGVTPETLAGIRQARPAVESLLSDADESAPRAEDVLQGSVSVELAMQNPVAALQKAFLEPLLHSVVDSLTNIETVGLMLAAVPGAKAVPVDFEAIRSARRALKAQLAENGTEGVGTAENAARPAAHDDAVSPTVPENRSGRPVLGRVPRQQRSTSGPMIGHGVPAGPDSPAVPRRPRSVPTSRPISIRAAVEQAVSTIAEPFTGKDVADEVAARRASGSPATARDSGKAVSNVLSAMVKSGRLRRLSRGTYVRAQGAAEGSGAAGVPDTPET; encoded by the coding sequence ATGCGCGAATTCAATGCGCTCGCGAGCGCGGCGCGGGAAATGTGCGCTTCCTGTCCGCTCTGGGCCGAGTGTCTGCGGGACGCCGTCGTGCACGCCGATCCGTACGGTTACGCCGCAGCGACCACGGCCGATGACCGTCGCTGGATCCGACGGGAACTGGGCATCGGCGACGCGGAGGGGCGCCTGCCGTCAGGAGACGGTGACCATGGCTCGCTCAACGAGCTGGTGGTGGAGCAGCGTCGACACCCGGGTGCCAGTCAGCGTGAAATGGCAGTTCGGCTCGGATGCAGCCGCAGCACCGTCTCCCGTCGGCTGGCGCGGGTGCGGTCCCGAATGGAGGACGACGCCCTGGGCCGGTGTCATCCCGATGCCGACGTTCCTGAGCTCGAGGCGATTCTCGACGCCTTCGACGCGCTGCAGGACCACCTGGCGAAGGGGCAGGGGATCGCGGTGCGGGTCGGGAGGGGGAGCGGCAGGGCGAAGCGGACCGCGCCCGGGAGCGGAGCCGCCGGCCGGTCGGCACCCGGACGGCCCACTGGCGGGCAGGCCGCAGCCGAGCGGCCGACATCGCCACTGCAATTACATGATGTGAACGGGGGAGCCATGGCGGACGGGGACGAGCAGCGGATCCTGTTCTCCTACGCCGATCCGGCGGCAGCCGTGCGCAAGGCCATGCTGTGGCCCTTGGTACGCGCCGCGGCACCCGCACTGGCCGGGGCGGAGCAGTTGGTCGCCATGCTCATCGCCGTGCCGGGCAGCGGTGTGACACCCGAGACGCTGGCAGGTATCCGGCAGGCACGCCCGGCCGTCGAGTCGTTGCTGTCCGACGCGGACGAATCCGCTCCCCGCGCGGAGGACGTGCTGCAAGGGTCGGTTTCGGTGGAGCTTGCCATGCAGAATCCGGTGGCGGCGCTGCAGAAGGCCTTCCTGGAACCGCTGCTGCATAGCGTTGTGGACTCGCTCACGAACATCGAGACGGTCGGACTGATGCTCGCGGCGGTACCCGGGGCCAAGGCCGTCCCGGTGGATTTCGAGGCGATCCGCAGTGCCCGGCGGGCTCTGAAGGCTCAGCTCGCCGAGAACGGTACTGAGGGCGTGGGTACGGCCGAGAACGCGGCCCGGCCGGCGGCGCACGACGACGCAGTGTCGCCCACCGTCCCGGAGAATCGTTCCGGTCGGCCGGTGCTGGGCAGGGTGCCGAGGCAGCAACGGTCGACGAGCGGTCCGATGATCGGCCACGGGGTACCCGCCGGTCCGGACTCTCCTGCTGTTCCACGACGTCCTCGGTCCGTTCCCACGAGCAGACCGATCAGCATTCGTGCCGCTGTCGAGCAAGCCGTGTCGACCATCGCGGAACCGTTCACCGGCAAGGACGTGGCCGATGAGGTTGCCGCCCGGCGCGCTTCGGGCTCGCCGGCGACGGCCCGTGATTCGGGGAAGGCAGTAAGCAATGTACTCTCCGCCATGGTCAAGTCGGGGCGGCTGCGGCGGCTTTCCCGGGGTACGTACGTGCGGGCTCAGGGTGCTGCCGAAGGTTCCGGGGCCGCCGGGGTTCCGGACACCCCTGAGACCTGA
- a CDS encoding peptidoglycan D,D-transpeptidase FtsI family protein has product MIRHIRRTSAFCLLLLVLLLLNGARVQLLDADEYAHNPANRRADLLRYDQPRGGIVVGGRSVTGSRESGGSLRYARTYTQGPLYAPVTGYASQIYGTSLLENAEDGILSGTDARLAPFPLWTALTREQQPGGDVVTTIDPALQRAAYEGLGGKKGAVAAVEPSTGKILALVSTPSYDPGELSGSGSATTDAWARLNAAADRPMLNRALRQTYPPGSTFKVVTAAAALEHGVVDDPDAATDTPSPYPLPGTSTRLTNEADGCEDATLRHAFEVSCNTVFAHLGVDVGLDAMADTAEKFGFNDDGLMIPSRVAGSTFDTDMNDAQLALSSIGQYDTAATPLQMAMVAAAVANDGDLRRPYLVNRLTDARGNTLAHTRPRRLHRAMSEDTARQLRELMTDVVTKGTGTKAAIPGATVGGKTGTAQHGVGNSGTPYAWFLSWAQADGAEEPAVAVAVVVEDASADRADISGGGNAAPIAREVMRAALDR; this is encoded by the coding sequence GTGATCCGCCACATCCGCCGCACCTCGGCGTTCTGTCTCCTCCTCCTGGTCCTGCTGCTCCTGAACGGCGCGCGCGTACAGCTCCTCGACGCCGACGAGTACGCGCACAACCCCGCCAACCGCCGGGCCGACCTCCTGCGGTACGACCAGCCGCGGGGCGGCATCGTCGTCGGCGGCCGGTCCGTGACCGGCTCCCGGGAGAGCGGCGGCTCGCTGCGGTACGCCCGTACGTACACCCAGGGCCCGCTGTACGCGCCGGTCACCGGCTACGCCTCGCAGATCTACGGCACCTCCCTCCTGGAGAACGCCGAGGACGGCATCCTCTCCGGCACCGACGCCCGGCTCGCGCCGTTCCCGCTGTGGACCGCGCTCACCCGCGAACAGCAGCCCGGCGGCGATGTGGTGACCACCATCGACCCGGCGCTGCAGCGGGCCGCGTACGAGGGCCTGGGCGGGAAGAAGGGCGCCGTGGCCGCCGTGGAACCGTCGACCGGAAAGATCCTCGCCCTGGTCAGCACGCCCTCGTACGACCCGGGCGAGCTGTCCGGCAGCGGCTCCGCCACCACCGACGCCTGGGCGCGGCTGAACGCGGCCGCCGACCGCCCGATGCTGAACCGGGCGCTGCGGCAGACCTATCCGCCGGGCTCGACGTTCAAGGTCGTCACCGCGGCGGCCGCGCTCGAACACGGCGTGGTGGACGACCCGGACGCGGCCACGGACACGCCGAGCCCGTACCCCCTGCCCGGCACGTCCACCCGGCTCACCAACGAGGCGGACGGCTGCGAGGACGCCACCCTCCGGCACGCCTTCGAGGTCTCCTGCAACACCGTCTTCGCGCACCTCGGCGTGGACGTCGGCCTGGACGCAATGGCGGACACGGCCGAGAAGTTCGGCTTCAACGACGACGGGCTGATGATCCCGTCCCGGGTGGCCGGGAGCACCTTCGACACCGACATGAACGACGCGCAGCTCGCGCTCTCCTCGATCGGCCAGTACGACACGGCCGCCACCCCGCTGCAGATGGCGATGGTGGCCGCCGCGGTCGCCAACGACGGTGACCTGCGGCGCCCTTACCTGGTGAACCGGCTGACCGACGCGCGCGGCAACACCCTCGCGCACACCCGCCCGCGCCGCCTGCACCGCGCGATGAGCGAGGACACCGCACGGCAGCTGCGCGAGCTGATGACCGACGTGGTCACCAAGGGCACCGGCACGAAGGCGGCGATCCCCGGCGCGACGGTCGGCGGCAAGACCGGCACCGCCCAGCACGGCGTCGGCAACTCCGGCACTCCGTACGCCTGGTTCCTCTCCTGGGCGCAGGCCGACGGCGCCGAGGAGCCCGCCGTCGCGGTGGCCGTCGTCGTCGAGGACGCGTCGGCGGACCGCGCCGACATCAGCGGCGGCGGCAACGCGGCACCGATCGCACGCGAGGTGATGCGGGCCGCCCTCGACCGGTGA